The Leishmania major strain Friedlin complete genome, chromosome 31 genome contains a region encoding:
- the AAT1.1 gene encoding putative amino acid transporter yields MSANRHHNTNYAPYPQHGQGRSTSDNMPEDPPEYGGDGLHMLNDGHSQEHLADEVVVGASAAEGRTKESKKLDSPSLTDDGELAAKGSKQHSAYMDIAQQIIEADQRSREDRVWRRRHTTNPVLRALQVIMPYGGIFASAFSIASSTIGGGIIGLPAAFQMSGMGMAIIFLIVLVIMAIYSFVLLAIVSHKTGLYNWEIIARRLMGRGWDYFVVFVMWVLCFGGIVSYIIALKSILTGFLKNSPTASEYIKSEPGYRLITSMLWIAVILPMCLLKEINSLRIVSTVAILFVVFFTITCVIHSSQSLHARGMRDDLVSFQTGNTAINGLSSLMFAFIAQVNAPEISREMYKFSVHRVFLSALLGMSLCAILYFLTGLFGYLDFGPEVSDSILAMYNPLKDHLMAVSYVGMMLKICVGIALHLIPCRDCVYYMIGTEVSHVPWWKNAILSSLQAAAALVAGLFIPRITIVFGLLGGFCGGFVGFIFPSLFMMYSGGFSAARVGWGHFLGTYALLLTGVVAVVWGTSAAIHGAVLSSW; encoded by the coding sequence ATGTCCGCCAACAGACACCACAACACCAACTATGCGCCGTATCCCCAACACGGGCAGGGCCGCTCGACTTCCGACAACATGCCAGAGGACCCGCCGGAGTACGGCGGGGACGGGTTGCACATGCTGAACGATGGCCACAGCCAGGAGCACTTGGCGGATGAGGTAGTGGTGGGAGCTAGCGCCGCGGAAGGCAGGACCAAGGAGTCCAAGAAGCTCGATTCTCCCTCGCTCACTGATGACGGAGAGCTGGCGGCTAAAGGGAGCAAGCAGCACTCGGCCTACATGGATATAGCACAGCAGATCATTGAGGCGGACCAGCGCAGCCGTGAGGACCGTgtgtggcgtcgccgccacaccACCAACCCTGtcctgcgcgcgctgcaggtgaTTATGCCGTATGGTGGCATCTTTGCCTCAGCCTTCAGCATCGCTAGCTCCACGATCGGCGGTGGCATCATCGGACTCCCTGCGGCATTCCAGATGAGCGGGATGGGGATGGCGATTATCTTCTTGATTGTCTTGGTGATCATGGCGATTTACTCCTTTGTGCTGCTCGCCATTGTGTCACACAAGACCGGGCTGTACAACTGGGAGATCATCGCGCGTCGCCTGATGGGCCGCGGCTGGGACTACTTTGTCGTCTTTGTCATGTGGGTGCTCTGCTTTGGTGGTATTGTCTCGTACATCATTGCCCTCAAGAGCATCCTCACCGGCTTCCTGAAGAACTCGCCAACTGCATCTGAATACATCAAGTCGGAGCCGGGGTACCGCCTCATTACGTCGATGCTGTGGATCGCCGTGATCCTGCCGATGTGCCTACTAAAGGAGATCAACTCGCTGCGCATCGTCTCCACAGTGGCCAttctcttcgtcgtcttctTCACCATCACCTGCGTCATTCACTCTTCTCAGAGCCTGCATGCACGCGGGATGCGAGACGACCTGGTGTCTTTCCAAACCGGCAACACGGCTATCAACGGCTTGTCGAGCCTCATGTTCGCCTTCATTGCGCAGGTGAACGCGCCGGAGATATCTCGTGAGATGTACAAGTTTTCTGTGCACCGGGTCTTCttgtcggcgctgctcggcatGTCGCTGTGCGCGATTCTGTACTTCTTGACAGGACTCTTCGGCTACCTCGACTTTGGCCCTGAGGTGAGCGACTCCATCCTGGCCATGTACAACCCCCTGAAGGACCATCTCATGGCCGTCTCGTACGTTGGCATGATGCTCAAAATCTGCGTAGGCATCGCTCTGCACCTGATCCCGTGCCGCGACTGCGTGTACTACATGATCGGCACCGAAGTATCCCACGTACCATGGTGGAAGAACGCCATCTTGAGCTCCCTGcaagccgcggcggctctcGTCGCCGGTCTCTTCATCCCGCGCATCACCATCGTTTTTGGTCTTCTGGGCGGATTCTGCGGTGGCTTTGTGGGCTTCATCTTCCCCTCGCTATTCATGATGTACTCGGGCGGCTTCTCGGCCGCCCGCGTTGGGTGGGGCCACTTCCTCGGCACCtacgcactgctgctgacggGTGTGGTTGCCGTGGTGTGGGGCACTAGCGCCGCCATCCACGGCGCTGTCCTTTCTTCGTGGTAG
- the AAT1.3 gene encoding putative amino acid transporter aATP11, protein MEVAQGYDAKCMRGVEDVSSAEAPDPYDFSQYDPKRQIELQDKIRADRVARRLVPANVFQKYFDYLVPYGGLVSTGLNLASSSIGAGIIALPYAFNASGLVMAIIYMLMIAYLTIYSYYLLGQVGTKTGLRNYEQIVRTLLGPGADYFLAFCMWFLSFGGEVSYVISVKDVLTAFLEDADNTPAFLLNIWGQRLLTFLVWLVAMLPLCLPKEINSLRYFSCVAIVFIVYFVIAMVVHSAQNGLRADPRPEIRMFTTGNTAVSAMSTFIFAFLSQLNAYESYEEMSNPTPLRLTLGATISVGIVFVLYFFAGLFGYLDFGAEMTGSALKKYTPVKDVMMGIGYVGILFKLCVGFGLHMIPVRDAIYHCVRVDVHMFPWWKNACVCAFMALLSLVAGLFIPSINVVFGLVGGFSGGFIGFIYPSFMVMYSGNWSLSSVGWFHYLSTYFLLIVGVVGVVWGTASSIYGEV, encoded by the coding sequence ATGGAGGTAGCGCAAGGATACGACGCGAAATGTATGCGGGGGGTGGAGGACGTCTCCTCCGCCGAGGCGCCGGACCCGTACGACTTCTCGCAGTACGACCCGAAGCGCCAGATCGAGTTGCAGGACAAGATCCGGGCTGATCGCGTGGCTCGCCGCCTCGTCCCCGCGAATGTGTTCCAGAAGTACTTCGACTACTTGGTGCCCTACGGCGGCCTGGTTTCCACGGGCCTCAACCtggccagctcctccattGGTGCCGGCATTATTGCGCTGCCCTACGCCTTCAACGCCTCCGGTCTTGTTATGGCCATCATCTACATGCTCATGATTGCCTACCTCACCATCTACTCCTACTACCTGCTGGGCCAGGTGGGCACCAAGACTGGTCTGCGCAACTACGAGCAGATCGTGCGCACGCTCCTCGGCCCCGGCGCGGACTACTTCCTCGCCTTCTGCATGTGGTTTCTCAGTTTTGGCGGAGAGGTGTCGTACGTCATCTCCGTGAAGGATGTGCTGACGGCCTTCCTCGAGGACGCGGACAACACGCCGGCGTTCTTGCTGAACATCTGGGGCCAGCGCCTTCTCACCTTCCTCGTGTGGCTcgtggcgatgctgccgctgtgcctgcCGAAGGAGATCAACTCGCTGCGCTACTTCTCCTGCGTCGCGATTGTGTTCATAGTGTATTTTGTGATTGCGATGGTGGTGCACAGCGCACAGAACGGCCTGCGCGCGGATCCGCGCCCGGAGATCAGGATGTTCACGACGGGCAacaccgccgtctctgcgATGTCCACGTTCATCTTCGCCTTCCTATCGCAGCTGAACGCGTATGAGAGCTATGAGGAAATGAGCAAccccacgccgctgcgcctcacgcTGGGTGCCACCATCTCTGTCGGTATCGTGTTTGTGTTGTACTTCTTCGCCGGCCTCTTTGGGTACCTGGACTTCGGAGCCGAGATGACCGGCTCGGCGCTGAAGAAGTATACCCCGGTGAAGGACGTCATGATGGGCATCGGCTACGTGGGTATCCTGTTCAAGCTGTGCGTCGGGTTCGGTCTGCACATGATCCCGGTTCGTGATGCCATCTACCACTGCGTCCGCGTGGACGTGCACATGTTTCCGTGGTGGAAgaacgcgtgcgtgtgcgcctttatggcgctgctgtcgctcgTGGCTGGTCTGTTCATCCCGAGCATCAACGTCGTCTTCGGCCTCGTTGGCGGCTTCTCTGGCGGCTTCATCGGCTTTATCTACCCCTCCTTCATGGTCATGTACTCCGGCAACtggtcgctgtcgtcggtTGGGTGGTTCCACTACCTGTCCACGTACTTTTTGCTGATTGTCGgtgtcgtcggcgtcgtgtGGGGCACGGCCAGCTCCATCTATGGCGAGGTTTAA
- the AAT1.4 gene encoding putative amino acid transporter aATP11 — MTTAARGKSAMSYPNENTHEHEWEYDSPNRDGAELLEEQAYAAEVEGPQKKGAATSDDSQKGVDPFDFSVNSPEQRIARMDRERAERVQRRRTELNFFQRWFSYVLPYGGVVASGINLASSCIGAGIIALPSAFNAAGIIVAMIYMVVIAYLTVYSYILLAIVAKKTGLRNYEQIVRTLMGPGAGYFLAFCLWFLSFGAEVSYAISLKDVLTAFLDASEMAPAYLQTLSGQRVMTFVLWLVAMLPLCLPKEINSLRYFSCVAICFVVYFAIAMVVHSAQNGLQENPRPAVKLFNQGNTAIGGVATFLFAFISQLNAMEVAGEMHKFSVRRMSIASAIGVCICFVLYFFAGLFGYLDFGPKVTGSALKQYNPIKDTMMGVGYGGLMLKLCVGYGLHMIPVRDAIYYVCQTSVHDIAWWKNACVCGSMAVLSLICGLFVPRINVVFGLVGGFAGGFIGYIYPALMVMYSGNWTFSSVGFFHYVCTYLLLFAGVIAVVWGTSAAIFDEVMAQRG, encoded by the coding sequence atGACCACCGCTGCCAGAGGAAAGTCGGCGATGTCTTACCCAAATGAAAACACGCACGAGCACGAGTGGGAGTACGACTCCCCGAACAgagacggcgcggagctTCTCGAGGAGCAGGCGTACGCTGCTGAGGTAGAGGGCCCGCAAAAGAAAGGGGCAGCCACCTCGGACGACTCGCAGAAAGGAGTGGACCCGTTCGACTTCTCAGTCAACAGCCCAGAACAGCGCATCGCCCGCATGGACCGCGAGCGGGCGGAGCGGGTGCAACGCCGTCGCACGGAGCTCAATTTCTTTCAGAGGTGGTTCAGTTACGTCCTCCCCTATGGCGGTGTCGTGGCCTCTGGAATCAACCTCGCCAGCTCTTGCATTGGCGCGGGTATTAtcgcgctgccctccgccttCAACGCCGCAGGCATTATCGTGGCCATGATCTACATGGTTGTCATTGCCTACCTGACCGTGTACTCATACATACTCCTCGCCATCGTCGCGAAGAAAACGGGACTGCGCAACTACGAGCAGATCGTGCGCACGCTGATGGGCCCCGGCGCGGGCTACTTCCTCGCCTTCTGCCTCTGGTTTCTCAGCTTTGGTGCGGAGGTGTCGTACGCGATTTCGCTGAAGGATGTGCTGACGGCGTTCCTGGATGCATCGGAGATGGCGCCGGCGTACCTCCAGACGCTCTCCGGTCAGCGTGTCATGACGTTTGTGCTGTGGCTcgtggcgatgctgccgctgtgcctgcCGAAGGAGATCAACTCGCTGCGCTACTTCTCCTGCGTCGCGATCTGCTTCGTCGTTTACTTTGCCATCGCCATGGTGGTGCACAGCGCACAGAACGGCCTGCAAGAGAACCCCCGCCCTGCCGTGAAGCTCTTCAACCAGGGCAACACCGCCATCGGTGGCGTGGCCACTTTTCTCTTCGCCTTCATATCGCAGCTCAACgcgatggaggtggcggGTGAGATGCACAAGTTCTCGGTGCGTCGCATGTCGATCGCGTCTGCGATTGGGGTTTGTATTTGCTTTGTGCTGTACTTCTTTGCTGGTCTCTTCGGCTACCTGGACTTCGGCCCGAAGGTCACCGGCTCGGCGCTGAAGCAGTACAACCCCATCAAGGATACAATGATGGGCGTCGGCTACGGTGGCCTCATGTTGAAGCTGTGCGTCGGCTACGGCCTGCACATGATCCCGGTTCGTGATGCCATCTACTACGTGTGCCAGACGAGCGTGCACGACATCGCTTGGTGGAAgaacgcgtgcgtgtgcgggtcgATGGCCGTACTGTCGCTCATCTGCGGTCTCTTCGTGCCTCGCATCAACGTCGTCTTTGGACTCGTCGGTGGCTTCGCAGGCGGCTTCATTGGCTACATCTACCCAGCGCTCATGGTCATGTACTCGGGCAACTGGACCTTCTCGAGCGTTGGTTTCTTCCACTACGTCTGCACCTACCTGCTGCTTTTTGCCGGCGTTATAGCTGTAGTGTGGGGTACCAGCGCCGCAATTTTCGACGAGGTCATGGCACAGCGCGGCTAA
- the AAT1.2 gene encoding putative amino acid transporter aATP11, whose product MASEEANPLNVQYCESAGNQVHQDSLDLRSEFDMEVAQGYDAKCMRGVEDVSSAEAPDPYDFSQYDPKRQIELQDKIRADRVARRLVPANVFQKYFDYLVPYGGLVSTGLNLASSSIGAGIIALPYAFNASGLVMAIIYMLMIAYLTIYSYYLLGQVGTKTGLRNYEQIVRTLLGPGADYFLAFCMWFLSFGGEVSYVISVKDVLTAFLEDADNTPAFLLNIWGQRLLTFLVWLVAMLPLCLPKEINSLRYFSCVAIVFIVYFVIAMVVHSAQNGLRADPRPEIRMFTTGNTAVSAMSTFIFAFLSQLNAYESYEEMSNPTPLRLTLGATISVGIVFVLYFFAGLFGYLDFGAEMTGSALKKYTPVKDVMMGIGYVGILFKLCVGFGLHMIPVRDAIYHCVRVDVHMFPWWKNACVCAFMALLSLVAGLFIPSINVVFGLVGGFSGGFIGFIYPSFMVMYSGNWSLSSVGWFHYLSTYFLLIVGVVGVVWGTASSIYGEI is encoded by the coding sequence ATGGCCAGCGAGGAAGCAAACCCCCTCAACGTGCAGTATTGTGAGTCCGCCGGTAATCAGGTCCACCAGGATTCGCTCGACCTGCGCTCCGAGTTTGACATGGAGGTAGCGCAAGGATACGACGCGAAATGTATGCGGGGGGTGGAGGACGTCTCCTCCGCCGAGGCGCCGGACCCGTACGACTTCTCGCAGTACGACCCGAAGCGCCAGATCGAGTTGCAGGACAAGATCCGGGCTGATCGCGTGGCTCGCCGCCTCGTCCCCGCGAATGTGTTCCAGAAGTACTTCGACTACTTGGTGCCCTACGGCGGCCTGGTTTCCACGGGCCTCAACCtggccagctcctccattGGTGCCGGCATTATTGCGCTGCCCTACGCCTTCAACGCCTCCGGTCTTGTTATGGCCATCATCTACATGCTCATGATTGCCTACCTCACCATCTACTCCTACTACCTGCTGGGCCAGGTGGGCACCAAGACTGGTCTGCGCAACTACGAGCAGATCGTGCGCACGCTCCTCGGCCCCGGCGCGGACTACTTCCTCGCCTTCTGCATGTGGTTTCTCAGTTTTGGCGGAGAGGTGTCGTACGTCATCTCCGTGAAGGATGTGCTGACGGCCTTCCTCGAGGACGCGGACAACACGCCGGCGTTCTTGCTGAACATCTGGGGCCAGCGCCTTCTCACCTTCCTCGTGTGGCTcgtggcgatgctgccgctgtgcctgcCGAAGGAGATCAACTCGCTGCGCTACTTCTCCTGCGTCGCGATTGTGTTCATAGTGTATTTTGTGATTGCGATGGTGGTGCACAGCGCACAGAACGGCCTGCGCGCGGATCCGCGCCCGGAGATCAGGATGTTCACGACGGGCAacaccgccgtctctgcgATGTCCACGTTCATCTTCGCCTTCCTATCGCAGCTGAACGCGTATGAGAGCTATGAGGAAATGAGCAAccccacgccgctgcgcctcacgcTGGGTGCCACCATCTCTGTCGGTATCGTGTTTGTGTTGTACTTCTTCGCCGGCCTCTTTGGGTACCTGGACTTCGGAGCCGAGATGACCGGCTCGGCGCTGAAGAAGTATACCCCGGTGAAGGACGTCATGATGGGCATCGGCTACGTGGGTATCCTGTTCAAGCTGTGCGTCGGGTTCGGTCTGCACATGATCCCGGTTCGTGATGCCATCTACCACTGCGTCCGCGTGGACGTGCACATGTTTCCGTGGTGGAAgaacgcgtgcgtgtgcgcctttatggcgctgctgtcgctcgTGGCTGGTCTGTTCATCCCGAGCATCAACGTCGTCTTCGGCCTCGTTGGCGGCTTCTCTGGCGGCTTCATCGGCTTTATCTACCCCTCCTTCATGGTCATGTACTCCGGCAACtggtcgctgtcgtcggtTGGGTGGTTCCACTACCTGTCCACGTACTTTTTGCTGATTGTCGgtgtcgtcggcgtcgtgtGGGGCACGGCCAGCTCCATCTATGGCGAGATTTAG